Genomic segment of Paenibacillus polymyxa:
TACTTTACCTGACCATTCAGCCCCCATGCAATCGTCGTAATCAGTCCATGCTCCGAGTCACAGGGTTCATCTCCGGTGTTCATCAGCATAAAGCATCCCGTACCGTATGTATTTTTAATCATGCCCTTGTCAAAGCACCCCTGACCGAACAGAGCTGCTTGCTGATCACCCGCCGCTCCGGCAATAGGAATTTCCTGCCCAAAAAAGTGATAATCCACCGTATGCGCATATATCTCAGAAGATGATTTCACCTCTGGTAGCATAGACGCAGGAACGCCGAGAATATCCAGCAGCTCCTCATCCCATTTTAGCTCATAAATGTTGTACATGAGTGTGCGGGCCGCATTGGAGTAGTCCGTTACATGTGCTTTACCACCAGACAATCTCCAGATTAGCCAGGTATCAATCGTACCCAACAGCAAATCCCCGCGCTCCGCTTGAGCTCGTGCCCCTTCGACGTTGTCGAGTATCCATTTGACCTTGGTGCCAGAAAAGTAGGGATCAATGAGCAGTCCCGTTTTGCTATGAAAAATATGATCAAATCCACGGCTTTTCAATTCCTCGCAGATCCCTGCTGTTTGCCGTGACTGCCATACCAGCGCATGATATACAGGCAGACCCGTATGTTTATCCCACACCACTACGGTTTCCCGTTGATTCGTAATACCAATCCCGGCAATTTGGCTGGCTTTCACACCTGATTCCGACAAGCAGGAGGCGATGACGGCCAAAATAGAGCTCCATATTTCATTTGCGTTTTGCTCTACCCACCCCGGCTGGGGAAAATACTGTGGGAACTCCCGTTGTGCCTTGTATACCACTTTTCCCTGCCGATCAAACAAGATGGCCCGCGAACTGGTTGTGCCCTGATCCAAGGCAAGAATGTATTGCTCCATCGTTTCCCAGCCTCCTTGCATATTTATGTATTGTTGCCCACTTGATTCAAATAAAAGCTATTGCTTATAATGCTCGAACAGTTGTTTATTGGAGGTCGTAACTGCTGTAGCTCCCGCAGCCAACGCCGCTTCCACATCCTCAGGGGTGCGAATAAG
This window contains:
- the glpK gene encoding glycerol kinase GlpK; amino-acid sequence: MEQYILALDQGTTSSRAILFDRQGKVVYKAQREFPQYFPQPGWVEQNANEIWSSILAVIASCLSESGVKASQIAGIGITNQRETVVVWDKHTGLPVYHALVWQSRQTAGICEELKSRGFDHIFHSKTGLLIDPYFSGTKVKWILDNVEGARAQAERGDLLLGTIDTWLIWRLSGGKAHVTDYSNAARTLMYNIYELKWDEELLDILGVPASMLPEVKSSSEIYAHTVDYHFFGQEIPIAGAAGDQQAALFGQGCFDKGMIKNTYGTGCFMLMNTGDEPCDSEHGLITTIAWGLNGQVKYALEGSIFVAGSAIQWLRDGLRMFREAKDSEAYAARVTSTERVYFVPAFVGLGSPYWDSDVRGATFGLTRGTTKEHFIRAVLESLAYQTKDVLTAMASDSGVPVRSMRVDGGAVMNEFLMQFQSDILDLPVERPAVNETTALGAAYLAGLAVGFWSSLDEVRGYAQSDHTFTPSMSEDVRTGLYGGWKKAVHAAMAFK